One genomic window of Pempheris klunzingeri isolate RE-2024b chromosome 12, fPemKlu1.hap1, whole genome shotgun sequence includes the following:
- the pwwp2b gene encoding PWWP domain-containing protein 2B isoform X2, protein MEAVAEELRAGSRVPVTIDQIVNDTLVVTLTYRERSYTGILLDCNKKTGLFCLPDFTAEPGDCPISKPACEIPEVLSEEPVSKSPSQASHRPKDENTLPESSIPAAAPLPCPVPTPVPAGQTPYPPYFEGAPFPQPLWVRHSYSQWVPQPPPRPIKRKKRRTREPGRMTMSTIRLRPRQVLCEKCKNTLNSDEDSKDGISNTKNSRKENALQSDDDGDDKDPSSKLSRKEDVVATKDTKRRENGTSLDSKRLRKDKRGEVEGEKFPGGDVIPHSPVIKISYSTPQGKGEVMKIPSRVHGSVKPFCPKQLVQNGVEENGKMPPDPSKEQRHILDATRSGLTVSIPKLKLTRPFTTVGQDLPSPKIRLRPPQREVEESVVEYEAELVGGTRRRSPRVPGPCLPHSEDSGEGKNSLELWSGSSGEEADRGHSDLTLLINFRKRKADSSSLSVCSSDSLDESKSFSSDGTSPELCDLAPGEDLSVTSSSVPSRDDCKTVPPLTVRLHTRSMTKCVTEEGHAVAVGDIVWGKIHGFPWWPARVLSISGTRKQETASCEAQWPQAKVAWFGSPTTSQLSVAKLSPFREFFRSRFNRKKKGMYRRAILEAAKAVGHMGPEITSLLSHCDT, encoded by the exons ATGGAGGCTGTGGCCGAGGAGCTGCGGGCCGGCTCTCGGGTACCTGTCACTATCGATCAAATAGTTAACGATACACTGGTGGTGACGCTGACCTATCGAGAAAGGAGCTACACGGGGATTTTACTCGATTGCAACAAAAA GACTGGGCTATTCTGTCTACCAGATTTCACAGCAGAACCCGGGGACTGCCCGATTTCTAAACCAGCTTGTGAAATCCCAGAAGTTCTGAGTGAGGAGCCGGTTTCCAAATCTCCCAGCCAGGCTTCACACAGACCAAAGGATGAAAACACTCTCCCTGAAAGCAGCATACCTGCTGCTGCACCTCTTCCCTGCCCTGTACCCACACCAGTGCCAGCTGGACAGACTCCTTACCCTCCTTATTTTGAAGGAGCCCCCTTCCCTCAGCCCTTATGGGTGCGCCACAGCTACAGCCAATGGGTACCTCAGCCCCCTCCGCGACCAAtcaagagaaagaagaggagaacaCGTGAGCCTGGCCGCATGACCATGAGTACAATCCGTCTGCGGCCACGGCAGGTACTATGTGAAAAGTGCAAGAACACACTGAACAGTGACGAGGACAGCAAAGACGGCATAAGCAACACTAAGAATTCTAGAAAAGAGAATGCACTACAGAGTGACGATGACGGTGACGATAAGGATCCCTCCTCCAAGCTGTCGCGGAAAGAGGATGTAGTTGCAACCAAGGACACTAAGAGACGTGAAAATGGCACCAGCCTTGACAGCAAGCGCCTCAGGAAAGACAAAAGGGGAGAAGTCGAAGGGGAGAAGTTCCCCGGAGGTGACGTTATCCCCCACAGTCCTGTCATAAAGATCTCCTACAGCACTCCACAGGGCAAGGGGGAGGTCATGAAGATCCCCTCGAGAGTCCACGGTTCAGTCAAGCCATTCTGCCCCAAACAGCTAGTGCAGAATGGAGTGGAAGAAAATGGCAAGATGCCCCCCGATCCCTCCAAGGAGCAACGGCACATTCTAGATGCCACGAGGTCTGGCCTCACCGTGTCCATTCCCAAACTCAAACTAACCAGGCCTTTTACAACTGTGGGTCAGGACTTGCCGTCTCCAAAGATCCGCTTGAGACCCCCTCAGAGGGAGGTCGAGGAGAGTGTGGTCGAGTATGAGGCAGAACTTGTAGGAGGCACCAGGAGACGAAGCCCCAGGGTGCCCGGTCCCTGCCTCCCCCACTCGGAAGACTCAGGGGAAGGCAAAAATTCTCTGGAGTTGTGGTCAGGGAGTTCAGGAGAGGAGGCGGACAGAGGTCACAGCGACCTCACCCTTCTTATCAATTTCCGTAAGCGTAAAGCAGATTCTTCCAGCCTGTCGGTCTGCAGCAGCGACAGTCTGGATGAGTCCAAGTCCTTCAGCTCTGACGGCACCTCACCGGAGCTGTGCGATCTGGCCCCGGGTGAAGACCTGTCGGTAACCTCCTCTTCTGTGCCCTCGAGGGACGACTGCAAGACGGTGCCGCCGCTCACAGTGCGGCTCCACACCCGCAGCATGACAAAGTGTGTAACAGAAGAGGGTCACGCCGTGGCGGTGGGCGACATTGTGTGGGGGAAGATCCACGGCTTCCCCTGGTGGCCGGCACGCGTCCTCAGCATCAGCGGCACCCGCAAACAGGAGACGGCCAGTTGCGAGGCCCAGTGGCCCCAGGCAAAGGTGGCGTGGTTTGGTTCACCCACCACCTCCCAGCTCTCCGTTGCCAAACTATCACCCTTCAGAGAGTTCTTCAGGTCCCGCTTCAACCGCAAGAAGAAAGGGATGTACCGGAGAGCCATCCTGGAGGCCGCCAAGGCCGTGGGCCACATGGGCCCTGAGATTACATCGCTGCTGTCCCACTGCGACACGTAG
- the pwwp2b gene encoding PWWP domain-containing protein 2B isoform X1 — MEAVAEELRAGSRVPVTIDQIVNDTLVVTLTYRERSYTGILLDCNKKTGLFCLPDFTAEPGDCPISKPACEIPEVLSEEPVSKSPSQASHRPKDENTLPESSIPAAAPLPCPVPTPVPAGQTPYPPYFEGAPFPQPLWVRHSYSQWVPQPPPRPIKRKKRRTREPGRMTMSTIRLRPRQVLCEKCKNTLNSDEDSKDGISNTKNSRKENALQSDDDGDDKDPSSKLSRKEDVVATKDTKRRENGTSLDSKRLRKDKRGEVEGEKFPGGDVIPHSPVIKISYSTPQGKGEVMKIPSRVHGSVKPFCPKQLVQNGVEENGKMPPDPSKEQRHILDATRSGLTVSIPKLKLTRPFTTVGQDLPSPKIRLRPPQREVEESVVEYEAELVGGTRRRSPRVPGPCLPHSEDSGEGKNSLELWSGSSGEEADRGHSDLTLLINFRKRKADSSSLSVCSSDSLDESKSFSSDGTSPELCDLAPGEDLSVTSSSVPSRDDCKTVPPLTVRLHTRSMTKCVTEEGHAVAVGDIVWGKIHGFPWWPARVLSISGTRKQETASCEAQWPQAKVAWFGSPTTSQLSVAKLSPFREFFRSRFNRKKKGMYRRAILEAAKAVGHMGPEITSLLSHCDTG; from the exons ATGGAGGCTGTGGCCGAGGAGCTGCGGGCCGGCTCTCGGGTACCTGTCACTATCGATCAAATAGTTAACGATACACTGGTGGTGACGCTGACCTATCGAGAAAGGAGCTACACGGGGATTTTACTCGATTGCAACAAAAA GACTGGGCTATTCTGTCTACCAGATTTCACAGCAGAACCCGGGGACTGCCCGATTTCTAAACCAGCTTGTGAAATCCCAGAAGTTCTGAGTGAGGAGCCGGTTTCCAAATCTCCCAGCCAGGCTTCACACAGACCAAAGGATGAAAACACTCTCCCTGAAAGCAGCATACCTGCTGCTGCACCTCTTCCCTGCCCTGTACCCACACCAGTGCCAGCTGGACAGACTCCTTACCCTCCTTATTTTGAAGGAGCCCCCTTCCCTCAGCCCTTATGGGTGCGCCACAGCTACAGCCAATGGGTACCTCAGCCCCCTCCGCGACCAAtcaagagaaagaagaggagaacaCGTGAGCCTGGCCGCATGACCATGAGTACAATCCGTCTGCGGCCACGGCAGGTACTATGTGAAAAGTGCAAGAACACACTGAACAGTGACGAGGACAGCAAAGACGGCATAAGCAACACTAAGAATTCTAGAAAAGAGAATGCACTACAGAGTGACGATGACGGTGACGATAAGGATCCCTCCTCCAAGCTGTCGCGGAAAGAGGATGTAGTTGCAACCAAGGACACTAAGAGACGTGAAAATGGCACCAGCCTTGACAGCAAGCGCCTCAGGAAAGACAAAAGGGGAGAAGTCGAAGGGGAGAAGTTCCCCGGAGGTGACGTTATCCCCCACAGTCCTGTCATAAAGATCTCCTACAGCACTCCACAGGGCAAGGGGGAGGTCATGAAGATCCCCTCGAGAGTCCACGGTTCAGTCAAGCCATTCTGCCCCAAACAGCTAGTGCAGAATGGAGTGGAAGAAAATGGCAAGATGCCCCCCGATCCCTCCAAGGAGCAACGGCACATTCTAGATGCCACGAGGTCTGGCCTCACCGTGTCCATTCCCAAACTCAAACTAACCAGGCCTTTTACAACTGTGGGTCAGGACTTGCCGTCTCCAAAGATCCGCTTGAGACCCCCTCAGAGGGAGGTCGAGGAGAGTGTGGTCGAGTATGAGGCAGAACTTGTAGGAGGCACCAGGAGACGAAGCCCCAGGGTGCCCGGTCCCTGCCTCCCCCACTCGGAAGACTCAGGGGAAGGCAAAAATTCTCTGGAGTTGTGGTCAGGGAGTTCAGGAGAGGAGGCGGACAGAGGTCACAGCGACCTCACCCTTCTTATCAATTTCCGTAAGCGTAAAGCAGATTCTTCCAGCCTGTCGGTCTGCAGCAGCGACAGTCTGGATGAGTCCAAGTCCTTCAGCTCTGACGGCACCTCACCGGAGCTGTGCGATCTGGCCCCGGGTGAAGACCTGTCGGTAACCTCCTCTTCTGTGCCCTCGAGGGACGACTGCAAGACGGTGCCGCCGCTCACAGTGCGGCTCCACACCCGCAGCATGACAAAGTGTGTAACAGAAGAGGGTCACGCCGTGGCGGTGGGCGACATTGTGTGGGGGAAGATCCACGGCTTCCCCTGGTGGCCGGCACGCGTCCTCAGCATCAGCGGCACCCGCAAACAGGAGACGGCCAGTTGCGAGGCCCAGTGGCCCCAGGCAAAGGTGGCGTGGTTTGGTTCACCCACCACCTCCCAGCTCTCCGTTGCCAAACTATCACCCTTCAGAGAGTTCTTCAGGTCCCGCTTCAACCGCAAGAAGAAAGGGATGTACCGGAGAGCCATCCTGGAGGCCGCCAAGGCCGTGGGCCACATGGGCCCTGAGATTACATCGCTGCTGTCCCACTGCGACAC AGGCTGA
- the LOC139211171 gene encoding leucine-rich repeat-containing protein 27-like produces MSSSSKEEEEEEEVPDPQLRFVFGTSVVKPQSPHIVPGDAEPQELAQYYLTETLCLSRTKLEHVAESILKNSTLKYLYLEGNQISSIPDSTFTSLPNLLWLDLRNNQIESLPVEIGLHRSLKTLLLEGNPISELPPELGNVITLKGLNLRNCPITFPPQDIVNQGLQSILQYLRSVMAMRPVSMRRTPPAAMVVSLVELPVVEKLQLSELMGSSTEEQESVDEDELQRFRELKHRMILLDQAELGSIAQGDRSPKSRHPPITKRKKATTKAGIIPELPLFDTQHWRRPEERRQAAMKELKEKQAILEQRRKSQEALRKWRTQAKSTQEKKMSEHKQKKQERQRKQQEAETEPDSSDTAQNQTPSVSITESEEARSARELERQIRARVEKMQQRRRNPRGSTTEQMAAAEQDVEEMRKLQSRLLERKRNQGRDLENCFTIFTEDTWQSFLYK; encoded by the exons ATGTCTTCATCctcaaaggaggaggaggaggaggaggaggttccTGACCCCCAGCTGCGCTTTGTCTTTGGGACCAGTGTTGTCAAACCACAGAGCCCCCACATTGTGCCAGGGGACGCTGAGCCCCAGGAGCTGGCTCAGTATTACTTAACAGAGACATTGTGTCTGAGCAGGACCAAGCTGGAACATGTTGCAGaaagtattttgaaaaacagcacattaaaG TATTTATATCTTGAAGGCAACCAGATATCCAGTATCCCAGATTCAACATTCACCAGCTTGCCCAACCTGCTGTGGCTGGACCTCAGAAATAACCAAATTGAATCGCTCCCCGTAGAAATTGGCCTGCACAG ATCTCTGAAAACTTTACTTCTGGAAGGAAATCCCATCTCAGAACTTCCACCAGAGTTGG GCAATGTGATCACCCTCAAAGGCCTGAACCTGAGGAACTGCCCCATCACTTTCCCTCCACAAGACATTGTGAACCAGGGGCTCCAGAGCATCCTCCAGTACCTCAGGAGTGTTATGGCTATGCGGCCAGTTAGCATGAGGAGGACCCCCCCAG CTGCCATGGTTGTTTCATTGGTAGAGTTGCCAGTGGTGGAGAAGCTCCAGCTGTCAGAGCTGATGGGGTCCAGCACGGAGGAGCAGGAGTCAGTGGATGAGGACGAGCTGCAGAGGTTCAGAGAACTCAAACACAGGATGATCCTGTTGGACCAAGCAGAGCTGGGCTCAATAGCACAGGGTGACAGAAGCCCCAAGTCACGCCATCCTCCTATTACCAAAAG AAAAAAGGCAACTACCAAGGCCGGCATAATTCCAGAGCTCCCCCTGTTTGACACTCAGCACTGGAGGAGGccagaagagaggagacaggcTGCAATGaaagagctgaaagagaaaCAAGCTATACTTGAGCAGAGAAGAAA AAGCCAAGAGGCTCTAAGGAAGTGGCGTACACAAGCCAAGAGCACACAGGAGAAGAAAATGTCCGAGCACAAGCAGAAGAAGcaggaaagacaaagaaaacagcag gaagcagaaacagaacCAGATAGCAGTGATACTGCTCAGAATCAGACGCCCAGCGTGTCCATCACAGAGAGTGAGGAGGCCAG ATCAGCCCGTGAGCTGGAGCGGCAAATCCGTGCCCGTGTTGAGAAGATGCAGCAGAGGCGCAGGAATCCCAGGGGCAGCACCACCGAGCAGATGGCAGCGGCCGAGCAAGATGTGGAAGAG ATGAGGAAGCTACAGTCCCGGCTTctagagaggaagagaaaccaGGGAAGAGATCTTGAAAATTGTTTCACTATCTTCACCGAAGACACCTGGCAGAGCTTCCTTTACAAGTGA